The following proteins come from a genomic window of Nocardiopsis sp. YSL2:
- a CDS encoding serine hydrolase, whose protein sequence is MVLTVSGAGSASAGAPQPDPRHLAGLLSGRAFTLVPFAPATAPATGGSPLTSEERADLTARIEALAASTGTDVGVAVQDLRTGAAYSYGGHEPVYTASVVKLTLVAMLLARVEEEGRELTPGERAQAEAMIRYSDNHVTDAFYQSNGFTDGFVAGTRTFGLRGTEPNPVGVWGATVTTAADQLRLLRALYTEDSPLSEEDRAFVLGLMERVAPEQVWGVSAAAGPEDTVGLKNGWTPRESNGGRWNVNSVGFVAGPEREYLVAVLTDGNSDYVSGVGLVEELVTLVTGELGDA, encoded by the coding sequence ATGGTGTTGACCGTGTCGGGTGCGGGATCGGCCTCGGCCGGCGCCCCACAGCCGGACCCGCGCCACCTGGCCGGCCTGCTGTCCGGGCGCGCGTTCACCCTGGTCCCCTTCGCCCCCGCCACGGCCCCGGCCACGGGCGGCTCACCCCTCACCTCCGAGGAGCGTGCCGACCTCACCGCGCGGATCGAGGCCCTCGCCGCCTCCACCGGGACCGACGTCGGCGTCGCCGTCCAGGACCTGCGCACCGGTGCCGCCTACAGCTACGGCGGACACGAACCGGTCTACACCGCCAGCGTCGTCAAGCTCACCCTGGTGGCCATGCTCCTGGCGCGGGTGGAGGAGGAGGGGCGCGAGCTCACTCCCGGAGAGCGCGCCCAGGCCGAGGCGATGATCCGCTACAGCGACAACCACGTCACCGACGCCTTCTACCAGAGCAACGGGTTCACCGACGGCTTCGTGGCCGGAACCCGGACCTTCGGGCTGCGCGGCACCGAGCCCAACCCCGTCGGCGTGTGGGGGGCCACCGTCACCACCGCCGCCGACCAGCTCCGCCTGCTGCGCGCCCTGTACACCGAGGACAGCCCGCTGTCGGAGGAGGACCGCGCCTTCGTGCTGGGCCTGATGGAGCGGGTCGCCCCCGAACAGGTCTGGGGCGTGTCCGCCGCGGCCGGGCCCGAGGACACCGTGGGTCTGAAAAACGGCTGGACGCCGCGCGAGTCCAACGGCGGGCGGTGGAACGTCAACAGCGTCGGCTTCGTGGCCGGTCCCGAACGCGAGTACCTGGTGGCCGTCCTCACCGACGGCAACAGCGACTACGTCAGCGGCGTCGGCCTCGTCGAGGAACTCGTCACCCTCGTCACCGGTGAGCTCGGGGATGCTTGA
- the fabG gene encoding 3-oxoacyl-ACP reductase FabG, which translates to MSPTPRVAIVTGAARGIGAATAERLAREGRAVAVLDLKESDAQEVVDRITADGGKAVAVGCDVSDADQVTAAVATVAERLGPPAILVNNAGVLRDNLLFKMSPDDWDTVMNVHLRGSFLMSKAAQAHMTENSWGRIVNLSSSSALGNRGQANYSAAKAGLQGFTKTLAIELGKFGVTCNAVAPGFIETDMTRATAERIGIDFDAMKEFKAKEIPVRRAGVPADVANTVAFLTGEDAGFVSGQVIYVAGGPLD; encoded by the coding sequence ATGTCCCCAACGCCTCGTGTGGCGATCGTGACCGGAGCGGCCCGCGGTATCGGCGCCGCCACCGCCGAGCGCCTGGCGCGTGAGGGCCGGGCCGTCGCCGTACTGGACCTGAAGGAGTCCGACGCCCAGGAGGTCGTGGACCGCATCACGGCCGACGGCGGCAAGGCCGTCGCGGTGGGCTGTGACGTCTCCGACGCCGACCAGGTGACCGCGGCCGTCGCGACCGTCGCCGAGCGGCTCGGCCCGCCCGCCATCCTGGTCAACAACGCGGGCGTCCTGCGCGACAACCTGCTGTTCAAGATGTCCCCGGACGACTGGGACACCGTGATGAACGTGCACCTGCGGGGCTCCTTCCTCATGAGCAAGGCCGCCCAGGCGCACATGACCGAGAACAGCTGGGGACGCATCGTCAACCTGTCCAGCTCCTCCGCTCTGGGCAACCGCGGCCAGGCGAACTACTCCGCGGCCAAGGCCGGTCTGCAGGGCTTCACCAAGACCCTGGCGATCGAGCTCGGCAAGTTCGGCGTGACCTGCAACGCCGTGGCCCCGGGGTTCATCGAGACCGACATGACGCGGGCGACCGCCGAGCGTATCGGGATCGACTTCGACGCCATGAAGGAGTTCAAGGCCAAGGAGATCCCCGTGCGCCGCGCGGGCGTCCCGGCCGACGTCGCCAACACGGTCGCCTTCCTGACCGGTGAGGACGCCGGTTTCGTCTCCGGCCAGGTCATCTACGTGGCCGGCGGTCCGCTCGACTAG
- a CDS encoding ATP-binding protein yields the protein MECAEAVAEPTGGWWLKVLTHGSRRWNTPVCGDRHDAVTWGLEAQAHAVGAAREISEALLREWDMEYLAGDVALVVSELVTNAVRHGGPLALTRRRAEGIQLSLMRSGREFICAVRDGGDRLPSRREPDPAVEGGRGLALVSAFAREWGVIPTPPGGKFVWAQFV from the coding sequence ATGGAGTGTGCGGAGGCGGTGGCGGAGCCGACCGGGGGATGGTGGCTCAAGGTCCTGACGCACGGTTCCCGCCGCTGGAACACACCGGTCTGCGGCGACCGCCATGACGCGGTGACGTGGGGGCTGGAGGCCCAGGCCCACGCAGTGGGGGCCGCACGCGAGATTTCGGAGGCCCTTCTCCGTGAATGGGACATGGAGTACTTGGCCGGGGATGTCGCGCTGGTCGTTTCCGAATTGGTCACCAATGCCGTACGCCACGGCGGCCCACTGGCCTTGACCAGGCGTAGGGCCGAGGGTATTCAGCTGTCCCTGATGCGCAGCGGGCGCGAATTCATCTGTGCCGTCCGTGACGGTGGAGATCGCCTGCCGAGCAGAAGGGAGCCGGATCCGGCGGTCGAGGGGGGACGGGGACTTGCCCTGGTGAGCGCTTTCGCGCGAGAGTGGGGTGTGATTCCCACACCGCCGGGCGGAAAGTTCGTTTGGGCGCAATTCGTGTGA
- a CDS encoding helix-turn-helix transcriptional regulator gives MLLGHELRKYREQRGITREDAGNRIRASASKISRMELGRVGFKLRDIEDLLKMYGVTDRAVIKQFLEVARESNKPGWWKEYGDSLHKWLVRYVGFEEAADHIRIYESQFVPGLLQTEEYAREIISGGVETDLVTEQRIDARLQRQKRLDRDHEMRMWVILDEAAVRRPIGGKARGREIMRGQIRRLIEFCRDYDNITLQIIPFEVGAHAAEAGSFTLLRYSEFELADLLYLEQLTDGEIVDRRSVVEAYTKAMTRLSVAAATPDETLEMLEDMLEDLEKD, from the coding sequence ATGCTGCTTGGGCACGAGCTACGGAAGTACCGCGAACAGCGCGGCATCACACGCGAGGACGCGGGGAACCGGATTCGGGCGTCGGCGTCGAAGATCAGCCGGATGGAACTGGGCCGGGTCGGATTCAAGCTGCGCGATATCGAGGACCTCCTCAAGATGTACGGGGTCACCGACCGCGCGGTGATCAAGCAATTCCTGGAAGTGGCCCGCGAATCCAACAAGCCCGGGTGGTGGAAGGAGTACGGGGACTCCCTCCACAAGTGGCTCGTGCGGTACGTGGGCTTCGAGGAGGCCGCCGACCACATCCGCATCTACGAGTCGCAGTTCGTTCCGGGCCTGCTCCAGACCGAGGAGTACGCGCGGGAGATCATCTCCGGCGGTGTCGAGACGGACCTGGTCACCGAGCAGCGGATCGACGCCAGACTGCAGAGACAGAAACGTCTGGACCGCGACCACGAGATGCGCATGTGGGTGATCCTCGACGAGGCGGCCGTGCGCCGCCCCATCGGTGGCAAGGCCCGCGGCCGGGAGATCATGCGCGGCCAGATCCGGCGGCTCATCGAGTTCTGCCGCGACTACGACAACATCACGCTCCAGATCATCCCCTTCGAGGTGGGCGCGCACGCGGCGGAGGCGGGTTCCTTCACCCTGCTGCGCTACTCGGAGTTCGAGCTGGCTGACCTGCTCTACCTGGAACAGCTCACCGACGGCGAGATCGTGGACCGGCGCAGTGTGGTGGAGGCCTACACCAAGGCGATGACCAGGCTGAGCGTCGCCGCGGCCACACCGGACGAGACGCTGGAGATGCTCGAGGACATGCTGGAGGACCTGGAGAAGGACTGA
- a CDS encoding DUF397 domain-containing protein — protein MTAHNGISATELTGAAWQKAKRSNSQGACVEMARLADGSIAVRNSRFPSGPALVYTQEEIDCLIHGAKDGDFDNLIS, from the coding sequence ATGACCGCACACAACGGCATCAGCGCCACCGAGCTCACCGGCGCTGCCTGGCAGAAGGCCAAGCGCAGCAACTCCCAGGGCGCCTGCGTCGAGATGGCCCGTCTGGCCGACGGTTCCATCGCGGTACGGAACTCCCGTTTCCCCTCGGGTCCCGCGCTCGTCTACACGCAGGAAGAGATCGACTGCCTGATCCACGGTGCGAAGGACGGCGACTTCGACAACCTGATCAGCTGA
- a CDS encoding metal ABC transporter solute-binding protein, Zn/Mn family, whose translation MRTGTTLRAAAIGAAMMTLAACAGGGQESSGAEPADAALTVVTGVYPLEWLATEVGGDRAAVVQLTEPGVEPHELELTGRQVGQVSEADIALSVSGLQPAVDEAVEQEAADASLDVADIVELRPANPEEEAHEDEEDHGHEDEAHHEEEDHGHEEEDHHEEDSHGDEAAHGEEGDGHDHGEFDPHFWLDVDLMSQTATALAERMAEVDPDGAATYEENAEAVTAELAAIGQEYDDGLASCAHDEVVVGHTAFSYLTDAYGLEQIGVSGVDPDSEPSPSQIAAISDTVEERGITTVFTEPLMPDATADTIAAESGAEVAVLDPLEGVTEDSPGDDYPSIMRGNLAALTTALECS comes from the coding sequence ATGCGAACTGGGACAACCTTGCGTGCGGCCGCCATCGGCGCCGCCATGATGACACTGGCGGCGTGCGCCGGCGGCGGGCAGGAGTCGTCCGGCGCCGAACCCGCCGACGCCGCCCTGACCGTGGTGACGGGCGTCTACCCCCTGGAGTGGTTGGCCACGGAGGTCGGCGGAGACCGCGCCGCCGTCGTCCAGCTCACCGAACCGGGCGTCGAACCCCACGAACTGGAGCTCACCGGCCGCCAGGTCGGCCAGGTGAGCGAGGCCGACATCGCCCTCTCCGTCTCCGGCCTCCAGCCCGCGGTGGACGAGGCCGTGGAGCAGGAGGCCGCCGACGCCTCCCTCGACGTCGCCGACATCGTCGAACTGCGCCCCGCGAACCCCGAGGAGGAGGCGCACGAGGACGAGGAGGACCACGGCCACGAGGACGAGGCCCACCACGAGGAGGAGGACCACGGCCACGAGGAGGAGGACCACCACGAGGAGGACTCCCACGGGGACGAGGCCGCACACGGAGAGGAGGGCGACGGGCACGACCACGGCGAGTTCGACCCCCACTTCTGGCTCGACGTCGACCTGATGTCCCAGACCGCCACCGCGCTCGCCGAGCGCATGGCCGAGGTCGATCCCGACGGTGCCGCCACCTACGAGGAGAACGCCGAGGCCGTGACCGCCGAACTGGCGGCGATCGGCCAGGAGTACGACGACGGCCTGGCCTCCTGCGCCCACGACGAGGTGGTCGTCGGGCACACCGCGTTCTCGTACCTGACCGACGCCTACGGGCTGGAGCAGATCGGGGTCAGCGGGGTCGACCCCGACAGCGAGCCCTCGCCCTCGCAGATCGCGGCGATCTCCGACACCGTCGAGGAGCGCGGCATCACCACGGTCTTCACCGAACCCCTGATGCCGGACGCGACCGCCGACACCATCGCCGCCGAGTCCGGCGCCGAGGTCGCGGTGCTCGACCCCCTGGAGGGAGTCACCGAGGATTCTCCCGGCGACGACTACCCCTCGATCATGCGCGGCAACCTGGCGGCTCTGACCACCGCCCTGGAGTGCTCCTGA
- a CDS encoding TrkA family potassium uptake protein translates to MPHSKKVSDKRILVIGLGRFGSSMSLELVNHGWEVLGMDSSPRLVQMFSDALTHTVIADATDDEALRQIGAAQFSHAVVAIGTHLEESILATSQLVDLGVPDIWAKAVSRRHGRILEQVGAHHVVLPEHDMGERVAHLVSGRMLDYVELEEGFSLGKTKAPRELLGKSLRETRVRHKYGITVVSVKRLNEQFTYATEETVLHKGDLIVVAGRTEDVERFAESN, encoded by the coding sequence GTGCCGCACAGCAAGAAGGTGTCCGACAAGCGCATCCTGGTGATCGGGCTGGGCCGGTTCGGCAGCTCCATGTCCCTGGAACTGGTCAACCACGGCTGGGAGGTCCTGGGCATGGACTCCAGCCCCCGGCTGGTCCAGATGTTCTCCGACGCCCTGACCCACACGGTCATCGCCGACGCCACCGACGACGAGGCGCTCCGCCAGATCGGCGCGGCGCAGTTCAGCCACGCCGTGGTCGCGATCGGCACGCACCTGGAGGAGAGCATCCTGGCGACCTCGCAACTGGTCGACCTGGGCGTGCCCGACATCTGGGCCAAGGCCGTCAGCCGCCGCCACGGCCGGATCCTGGAACAGGTCGGCGCCCACCACGTGGTCCTGCCCGAGCACGACATGGGTGAGCGCGTGGCCCACCTGGTGTCGGGGCGGATGTTGGACTACGTGGAGCTGGAGGAGGGGTTCTCCCTGGGCAAGACCAAGGCGCCCCGGGAACTGCTCGGCAAGTCCCTGCGCGAGACCCGGGTCCGGCACAAGTACGGCATCACGGTGGTGTCGGTCAAGCGGTTGAACGAGCAGTTCACCTACGCGACCGAGGAGACCGTGCTGCACAAGGGCGACCTGATCGTGGTCGCGGGCCGCACCGAGGACGTGGAGCGCTTCGCCGAGTCCAACTGA